A window of Thermodesulfobacteriota bacterium genomic DNA:
CATGAACCGGAGGGGTTTCGCACCCTCGGAACTGCACTTTGCTCCGGCCATCACCATGTATAAATGGTCCACCGGAGTCCCCTGGGAAGTGGTGGTCCGGGAGGCGGGCATCGAAGAAGGCGACCTGGCCAACCTGGTTTTCCGCACGGCCGATAACCTGCGGCATATCGCCACCCTGAAACAGGTCTTCCCGAAACAGGCCCTGGCCGCCAGCCAGGCGGTGGATATGATCATGAAGGAGCCGCTGGTTTAAGGAAGGTGCAAGGTGCAGGGTTTAGGGTGTAAGGTGAAGGGTACAAGGCACAGGGGGCGAGGTTTAAGCAGTTGAGGAGTTGAGCCGTTTAGTCGTTGAGGGGGCAAGGGGTTTAATCGTTGAGTCGTTTAGAAGTTTAGGGAAAACATCGTTTCAACATTTCCTGCGATCATTTTGTCATGGCCGGTCAAAGTCCTTCTAAACGCCTCAACAAATCAACAACTCAACCCAACAGTGCTGAAACTCGTTTTATGAAGCCGTCATTATGGAAAAAAAGCGTTATCAAATGGGCACCCGCGATCTTCTGCCTGTTCGTCTTATCCGTGACGGCCGGGGCTGAAACGATAAAAATCGCCACGTACAATGTCGGCAACCTTTTCGACGCCGTTGACGATGGGAACGAGTATCCGGAATACGATCCGGCCGGGCCTTACGGCTGGAACCGGGACATGGCAGACACCAAGGCCGCCAACATTGCCCGGGTCCTCACGGCGCTGAAAGCCGATATCGTCTGCCTCCAGGAAGTCGAGTCGCGGCGGGCGCTGGACCTGCTATTGAATCACCTTCAAGACAACGGTATCCCCTACCCATATTCCGCCATTGCTGACCAGAATAAAACGGCCGTCAAATGCGCCGTCATTTCCTCCCGTCCGATCATCGACCGGCAGGAATTGTCACCGGGTAAGGGCATGAGATCCATTCTCCAGGTGACGGCCCGGTGCGGGCAGCGACCCCTGGTGCTGTTCATCAATCACTGGAAGTCCAAACAGGGCCCGGAAAGTCTGCGCCTGGCTTACGCCCGCGCCCTGAGAAATGCCGTCGACCGGCTCGGCCCCGGAACGGATTACATTATCGCCGGGGATTTCAACGCCAACTACGATGAGTTTGTTACCCTCCCCGTCGAGCCTTCCCTGAACGACACCGGCGGCGTCACCGGCATCAATCATGTTCTGGGGACCATCGTGAACAATTGTCTGGTAACCGAAACCGATCTGAACCCGGCGGCGACCGG
This region includes:
- a CDS encoding endonuclease/exonuclease/phosphatase family protein; translated protein: MKPSLWKKSVIKWAPAIFCLFVLSVTAGAETIKIATYNVGNLFDAVDDGNEYPEYDPAGPYGWNRDMADTKAANIARVLTALKADIVCLQEVESRRALDLLLNHLQDNGIPYPYSAIADQNKTAVKCAVISSRPIIDRQELSPGKGMRSILQVTARCGQRPLVLFINHWKSKQGPESLRLAYARALRNAVDRLGPGTDYIIAGDFNANYDEFVTLPVEPSLNDTGGVTGINHVLGTIVNNCLVTETDLNPAATGRRYNLWLELSPDRRWSYLYFDRKNTPDSLILPRALYDGNGIDYVDNSFDKFDPGFLFDGRQNIYRWQRTDRGRGKHLGRGYSDHLPVFALFSTEPFRPAADGIKKPVESP